The following proteins come from a genomic window of Lineus longissimus chromosome 18, tnLinLong1.2, whole genome shotgun sequence:
- the LOC135502426 gene encoding radial spoke head 1 homolog isoform X1 → MSDIGSDEFEEEQGPYLGEYEGERNERDERHGYGKATLPNGDTYEGLYENGKRNGQGTYRFKNGARYIGEYTKNKKHGQGLFIYPDGSKYEGSWVDDQRCGSGKYYYVNGDVYDGEWQNHVRNGQGMYFYAETGTKYVGTWKEGRREGAGELIHANHKYVGSFKEDRMEGKGKYVFDIGCQQHGEYIPVEQPHDDKADEEEQATVVIPKWKAGKVSEITVDEPEPEEVAAVGSPIPEGEEGPAGSPAGEEAQEGEPPAGTPPAEGEQAEKPTTPAEEQAEGGEPPSQEPAEGGEQEQPVAEVEETQGEAPAEDAPVEEGGEVPPAGDVDTGDQEES, encoded by the exons ATGTCCGATATCGGTTCTGATGAATTCGAAGAAGAGCAGGGGCCATACTTAGGA GAGTACGAAGGTGAAAGGAATGAACGCGATGAACGCCATGGTTACGGTAAAGCCACACTCCCAAATGGTGACACATATGAAGGTCTTTATGAAAATGGAAAGAGAAATGGACAAGGAACTTACAG ATTCAAAAATGGAGCTCGGTACATAGGGGAATATACAAAAAATAAGAAGCATGGCCAGGGCTTATTCATCTACCCAGATGGATCAAAATACGAGG GAAGCTGGGTGGATGACCAGAGGTGTGGCAGCGGTAAATACTACTACGTCAACGGTGACGTTTATGACGGAGAATGGCAGAACCACGTCCGAAACGGCCAGGGAATGTATTTCTACGCCGAGACGGGGACAAAGTACGTCGGAACGTGGAAGGAGGGCCGACGGGAAGGAGCTGGTGAACTCATCCACGCCAACCACAAATATGTCGGTTCCTTCAAGGAAGACAGG atgGAGGGCAAAGGCAAATACGTATTTGATATTGGTTGTCAGCAGCATGGAGAATATATCCCAGTTGAACAG CCTCATGACGACAAGGCTGACGAAGAAGAACAAGCCACTGTCGTCATCCCAAAATGGAAGGCGGGAAAAGTATCCGAGATCACAGTCGATGAGCCAGAGCCAGAGGAGGTGGCCGCAGTTGGTTCACCGATACCCGAGGGTGAGGAGGGGCCTGCTGGGTCCCCTGCTGGTGAAGAGGCCCAGGAAGGTGAGCCACCTGCTGGGACGCCGCCGGCTGAGGGTGAACAAG CCGAAAAACCAACAACACCAGCTGAAGAACAAGCAGAGGGGGGAGAACCACCTTCACAAGAGccagcagagggaggtgaacAGGAACAGCCTGTAGCAGAGGTGGAGGAGACTCAAGGGGAGGCACCTGCCGAGGATGCCCCTGTGGAGGAGGGTGGCGAGGTGCCACCTGCAGGGGACGTGGACACAGGAGATCAGGAGGAGAGTTAG
- the LOC135502426 gene encoding radial spoke head 1 homolog isoform X2, with product MSDIGSDEFEEEQGPYLGEYEGERNERDERHGYGKATLPNGDTYEGLYENGKRNGQGTYRFKNGARYIGEYTKNKKHGQGLFIYPDGSKYEGSWVDDQRCGSGKYYYVNGDVYDGEWQNHVRNGQGMYFYAETGTKYVGTWKEGRREGAGELIHANHKYVGSFKEDRMEGKGKYVFDIGCQQHGEYIPVEQPHDDKADEEEQATVVIPKWKAGKVSEITVDEPEPEEVAAVGSPIPEGEEGPAGSPAGEEAQEGEPPAGTPPAEGEQD from the exons ATGTCCGATATCGGTTCTGATGAATTCGAAGAAGAGCAGGGGCCATACTTAGGA GAGTACGAAGGTGAAAGGAATGAACGCGATGAACGCCATGGTTACGGTAAAGCCACACTCCCAAATGGTGACACATATGAAGGTCTTTATGAAAATGGAAAGAGAAATGGACAAGGAACTTACAG ATTCAAAAATGGAGCTCGGTACATAGGGGAATATACAAAAAATAAGAAGCATGGCCAGGGCTTATTCATCTACCCAGATGGATCAAAATACGAGG GAAGCTGGGTGGATGACCAGAGGTGTGGCAGCGGTAAATACTACTACGTCAACGGTGACGTTTATGACGGAGAATGGCAGAACCACGTCCGAAACGGCCAGGGAATGTATTTCTACGCCGAGACGGGGACAAAGTACGTCGGAACGTGGAAGGAGGGCCGACGGGAAGGAGCTGGTGAACTCATCCACGCCAACCACAAATATGTCGGTTCCTTCAAGGAAGACAGG atgGAGGGCAAAGGCAAATACGTATTTGATATTGGTTGTCAGCAGCATGGAGAATATATCCCAGTTGAACAG CCTCATGACGACAAGGCTGACGAAGAAGAACAAGCCACTGTCGTCATCCCAAAATGGAAGGCGGGAAAAGTATCCGAGATCACAGTCGATGAGCCAGAGCCAGAGGAGGTGGCCGCAGTTGGTTCACCGATACCCGAGGGTGAGGAGGGGCCTGCTGGGTCCCCTGCTGGTGAAGAGGCCCAGGAAGGTGAGCCACCTGCTGGGACGCCGCCGGCTGAGGGTGAACAAG ATTAA